Proteins from one Pongo abelii isolate AG06213 chromosome 7, NHGRI_mPonAbe1-v2.0_pri, whole genome shotgun sequence genomic window:
- the UBXN2B gene encoding UBX domain-containing protein 2B isoform X3, which yields MAEGGGPEPGEQERRSSGPRPPSARDLQLALAELYEDEVKCKSSKSNRPKATVFKSPRTPPQRFYSSEHEYSGLNIVRPSTGKIVNELFKEAREHGAVPLNEATRASGDDKSKSFTGGGYRLGSSFCKRSEYIYGENQLQDVQILLKLWSNGFSLDDGELRPYNEPTNAQFLESVKRGVTLIACMPEIQQLILEIF from the exons ATGGCGGAGGGCGGAGGTCCTGAGCCCGGCGAGCAGGAGAGGAGGTCTTCCGGGCCGCGGCCTCCGAGCGCGCGGGATTTGCAG TTGGCCTTGGCAGAATTGTATGAAGATGAAGTGAAGTGCAAATCTTCCAAGTCTAATAGACCTAAAGCTACAGTCTTCAAGAGCCCACGGACACCACCTCAACg GTTTTACTCAAGTGAACATGAATACAGTGGATTAAATATAGTTCGACCTTCAACTGGGAAAATTGTGAATGAACTTTTCAAAGAGGCAAGGGAACATGGGGCTGTCCCTCTGAATGAAGCCACAAGAGCTTCAGGTGATGATAAATCTAAG TCATTTACAGGTGGAGGATACAGATTGGGTAGTTCTTTTTGTAAGCGGTCTGAATATATCTATGGAGAAAATCAGCTGCAAGAT GTTCAGATTTTGCTTAAACTGTGGAGCAATGGTTTCAGTTTAGATGATGGAGAATTGAGACCTTACAATGAACCAACAAATGCTCAATTTCTGGAGTCTGTTAAGAGAGG GGTGACTCTCATTGCATGTATGCCTGAAATTCAGCAACTTATATTAGAAATCTTTTAA